A genomic region of Eucalyptus grandis isolate ANBG69807.140 chromosome 5, ASM1654582v1, whole genome shotgun sequence contains the following coding sequences:
- the LOC120293257 gene encoding putative receptor-like protein kinase At4g00960 — MFASTINAQFPAANCGSTGNFTANSTYQTTLTTLVSSISTTNSSSLSYGFFNASAAISGASQTLYLFGLCRSDLNTETCRACLDVLASDMRRLCPLQKEALLYSGNCIIRYSDASFFGEVVLQPDYVAGTGDDVNVSSADTYDAARRKLLNGLSAEAARGGSLRKYASGNESAGPDMVYALVQCTPDLTEQQCSECLALVAQEIRYCCLRYSGGRYMVPSCLILYGNNRFFDPVSGPLPPPPPPPSQDGDAMPSPPVGKSNSTRTVIIVVITSISALLVISIVILLLNVKRKKKQPRESVEGEVVDEISTAESLQFDFSIIRAATDNFSDSRKLGQGGFGVVYMGQLSNGQKIAVKRLSQNSSQGEVEFKNEFMLLAKLQHRNLVRLLGFCLEGVEQLLIYEFVPNSSLDQFIFDPLKRTNLNWDMRHKIIMGIARGMLYLHEDSRLRIIHRDLKASNVLLDSEMNPKISDFGMARLFELDQTRAKTNRIVGTYGYMAPEYAMHGTFSIKSDVFSFGVLVLEIVSGQRNTLFRMGDDTEVLISYIWKNWKEGSLSNIIDPSITSGSSIEIARCIHIGLLCVQDNMISRPTMASVLLMLNSDSVTLQVPSRPAFYIHSSVESDMPSMQDYNLRVSEVKESRSNANQFSKNEASMTELYPR; from the exons ATGTTTGCTTCCACCATAAACGCCCAATTCCCGGCGGCCAACTGTGGTTCGACCGGCAACTTCACTGCCAACAGCACCTATCAAACCACCCTCACCACCCTcgtctcctccatctccaccaccaactCCTCGTCCCTCTCCTACGGCTTCTTCAATGCCTCTGCTGCCATCTCCGGTGCCTCCCAAACCCTCTATCTCTTTGGCCTCTGCCGCAGTGACTTAAACACCGAAACCTGCCGCGCCTGCCTCGATGTCTTGGCCTCCGACATGCGCCGCCTCTGCCCCCTACAAAAGGAGGCACTCCTCTACAGCGGGAACTGCATCATTCGGTACTCGGACGCCTCGTTCTTTGGTGAAGTCGTGCTACAACCCGACTACGTAGCAGGCACCGGCGACGATGTCAATGTCTCGAGCGCAGACACATACGACGCAGCAAGGAGGAAGCTCCTGAACGGTCTGTCGGCTGAGGCGGCGCGTGGTGGCTCATTGAGAAAGTACGCATCAGGGAACGAATCAGCGGGGCCTGACATGGTCTATGCGTTGGTGCAGTGCACACCAGACTTGACGGAGCAGCAATGCAGCGAATGCTTGGCTCTAGTCGCCCAGGAGATCAGGTACTGCTGTCTCAGGTACTCAGGAGGACGGTACATGGTGCCAAGTTGCCTGATCCTGTACGGCAATAATCGGTTCTTCGATCCAGTCAGTGGACCACTtccgccgcctccgccaccaCCATCGCAGGATGGAGATGCAATGCCTTCACCACCAG TTGGAAAGAGCAATTCAACGAGGACTGTGATTATTGTGGTCATCACAAGTATTTCTGCACTACTTGTCATCAGCATTGTCATCCTGCTCCTGAatgtgaaaaggaagaagaagcagcccaGAGAAAGTGTTGAAG GTGAAGTTGTGGATGAAATTAGCACGGCTGAGTCGCTGCAATTTGATTTCAGCATTATCAGAGCGGCAACGGATAACTTCTCTGATTCCAGGAAGCTTGGACAAGGCGGTTTTGGTGTTGTCTACATG GGTCAGCTCTCCAACGGACAAAAAATTGCGGTGAAACGGCTATCACAGAATTCTAGCCAAGGGGAAGTTGAGTTCAAGAACGAGTTCATGTTACTAGCCAAGCTACAACATAGGAACTTGGTCAGGCTCCTAGGTTTCTGTCTGGAAGGAGTTGAACAGCTTCTCATTTATGAGTTTGTGCCCAATTCGAGCCTTGATCAGTTTATATTTG ATCCCCTGAAGCGTACGAATCTCAACTGGGATATGCGGCACAAGATAATAATGGGCATTGCCCGAGGGATGCTTTATCTACATGAAGACTCTCGACTTCGTATCATCCATCGGGACCTCAAAGCCAGCAACGTTTTGTTAGACTCAGAAATGAATCCAAAGATATCCGATTTTGGTATGGCGAGGTTGTTCGAGTTGGATCAAACTCGGGCCAAGACAAACCGAATCGTGGGGACCTA TGGATATATGGCGCCGGAGTATGCAATGCACGGAACATTTTCGATCAAGTCAGATGTGTTCAGTTTTGGAGTGTTGGTTTTGGAGATTGTGAGTGGTCAAAGGAACACTCTTTTCCGCATGGGCGATGACACGGAAGTCCTTATAAGCTAT ATCTGGAAGAATTGGAAGGAAGGATCATTATCAAACATTATTGATCCCTCTATAACTTCTGGTTCAAGTATTGAAATTGCGAGGTGTATCCACATTGGTCTACTATGTGTCCAAGATAATATGATTAGCCGGCCAACAATGGCCTCAGTCCTTCTCATGCTTAATAGCGACTCAGTCACTCTCCAAGTGCCATCGAGACCCGCATTCTACATACACAGTAGCGTCGAATCTGATATGCCATCCATGCAAGATTACAATTTGAGGGTATCTGAGGTCAAGGAATCAAGAAGCAATGCGAACCAGTTCTCGAAAAATGAGGCTTCTATGACTGAGCTGTACCCACGGTAG
- the LOC120294008 gene encoding cysteine-rich receptor-like protein kinase 25, whose product MEERTLQLSPRTPPTRRPHKLLSSISTLSSSSLAWGFFNDSAPVPGSSETLYLIGSCRGDLTAESCRNCLSGSAIDVTRSCPDTKEAIFYGENCTVRYSNTSIFATVAIEPNYILTKVRNVSSQVTFMLDTQMEGLWREAAGGGPLRKFATRNMSVGLDTIYAMAQCTPDLTEEQCIECQETIFSDIKRCCLGNAATRTTVPSCQFHYEVNYRFFDPVAEPLPPPPLPPPPPPRPPPGTSALAQALGTWLSVFLLF is encoded by the exons atggaggagaggacGCTG CAACTTTCACCGCGGACGCCGCCTACCCGACGTCCTCACAAActcctctcctccatctccacccTTAGCTCCTCGTCCCTCGCTTGGGGCTTCTTCAATGACTCCGCTCCCGTCCCCGGCTCCTCCGAAACCCTCTATCTCATCGGATCTTGCCGCGGAGACCTCACTGCCGAGAGCTGCCGCAACTGCCTCAGTGGCTCAGCCATTGACGTCACCCGTTCCTGCCCCGACACGAAGGAGGCGATCTTCTATGGAGAGAATTGCACTGTCCGGTACTCTAACACCTCGATCTTCGCCACAGTTGCGATTGAACCCAACTACATTTTGACCAAAGTGCGCAACGTCTCAAGCCAGGTCACGTTCATGCTGGATACACAGATGGAAGGTCTGTGGCGCGAGGCAGCCGGCGGTGGCCCACTGAGGAAGTTTGCTACAAGGAACATGTCTGTGGGGCTTGACACGATTTACGCGATGGCGCAGTGCACACCAGATTTGACGGAGGAGCAATGCATCGAGTGCCAAGAGACAATATTCAGCGACATCAAGAGATGTTGTCTCGGGAACGCAGCAACGAGGACCACGGTGCCGAGTTGCCAGTTCCATTACGAGGTCAATTATCGGTTCTTTGACCCAGTTGCCGAGCCActtccgcctccgcctctgcctccgcctcctcctccgcggCCGCCTCCAGGTACGTCAGCTCTTGCTCAGGCATTAGGCACGTGGCTTTctgtttttctcctcttttaa
- the LOC104447482 gene encoding LOW QUALITY PROTEIN: cysteine-rich receptor-like protein kinase 10 (The sequence of the model RefSeq protein was modified relative to this genomic sequence to represent the inferred CDS: deleted 1 base in 1 codon) — translation MITIVITVPIGGVIVLVFLICCLLRRKGKKTHEVVKGKDGANELTTVESLQFDLATIQAATNDFSPENKLGEGGFGEVFQGRLPDGQQIAVKRLSRSSRQGDEEFKNEVLLVAKLQHRNLVRLLGFCLEGDEKLLTYEFVPNKSLDYFLFDPQKSSQLNWSLRYKIVSGIARGMLYLHEDSRLRIIHRDLKCSNVLLDSEMNPKISDFGMARIFGVDQTQASTNKIVGTFGYMSLEYAMHGKFSVKSDVYSFGILLIEIICGKKNNFYHQLDGGEYLASYVWNKWRDGMPLKVLDPAIMDSYSRDEVLRCLHIGLLCIQEDPAIRPTMATVVLMLNSITFNPPLPRHPAFFIRSRSGGLSIPMKELGLNQSTSRTMPSSTNDMSVTELYPR, via the exons ATGATAACCATCGTCATTACCGTTCCTATTGGAGGTGTTATTGTCCTTGTCTTTCTCATATGTTGTTTGCTtcgaagaaagggaaagaagacaCATGAAGttgtcaaaggaaaagatg gTGCAAATGAACTTACCACCGTGGAGTCCTTGCAATTTGACTTGGCTACAATACAAGCAGCAACAAATGATTTCTCTCCTGAAAACAAGTTGGGTGAAGGTGGATTTGGTGAAGTTTTCCAG GGTAGACTTCCGGATGGACAACAAATCGCGGTGAAGAGGCTATCTCGAAGTTCTAGACAAGGTGATGAAGAATTCAAAAATGAAGTTCTATTAGTTGCGAAGCTTCAACACAGAAATCTTGTACGACTGCTCGGATTTTGCTTGGAGGGAGATGAAAAACTACTCACCTACGAGTTTGTGCCAAATAAAAGCCTTGATTACTTCTTATTTG ATCCCCAAAAAAGTAGTCAATTGAATTGGTCATTACGATATAAAATAGTATCTGGGATCGCTCGAGGAATGCTCTATCTACACGAAGATTCTCGTCTCCGGATCATCCACCGTGACCTAAAATGTAGCAATGTCTTGTTAGACAGTGAAATGAACCcaaagatttcagattttggcatggcaagGATTTTTGGAGTTGATCAAACTCAAGCTAGCACAAATAAAATCGTGGGGACCTT TGGTTACATGTCTCTAgaatatgcaatgcatggaaAGTTCTCGGTGAAAtctgatgtttatagttttggcATACTGCTTATAGAGATCATTTGCGGCAAGAAGAATAACTTCTACCACCAATTGGATGGGGGAGAATATCTTGCTAGTTAT GTATGGAATAAATGGAGGGATGGCATGCCCTTGAAAGTGTTGGACCCGGCTATCATGGATTCTTATTCAAGAGATGAAGTCCTTCGTTGCTTGCACATTGGCTTACTATGCATTCAGGAAGATCCAGCTATTAGACCCACCATGGCAACCGTAGTTCTCATGCTCAACAGC ATTACTTTCAACCCGCCATTGCCTCGACATCCAGCCTTCTTCATCCGAAGTAGATCGGGGGGACTAAGCATCCCAATGAAAGAGCTTGGATTGAATCAATCTACTAGTAGGACCATGCCTTCATCAACCAATGATATGTCGGTTACTGAATTGTACCCTCGGTGA